The Setaria italica strain Yugu1 chromosome IX, Setaria_italica_v2.0, whole genome shotgun sequence genome has a window encoding:
- the LOC101766514 gene encoding mitochondrial import inner membrane translocase subunit TIM17-1 — MGWPDEPSYHPLRSAGVFGFLGRVGDSFLAGLTAGSAYYFFTGFRNSPNGRLAGGARAVRAYAPRLAGSFAALWAVWGLVDTAILLARRNEEDIWNTIATTAATRGFTHARRGVRSAARAALVGGAFAAFDEGVFIVIDDSVLVSPAPKVKRPHVRTGIPPRKPVGEVPPAEIRQDWRWRRRRP, encoded by the coding sequence ATGGGCTGGCCGGATGAGCCGTCGTACCATCCCCTCCGGAGCGCCGGCGTCTTTGGCTTCCTTGGCCGGGTAGGCGATTCCTTTTTGGCTGGTTTGACGGCCGGATCAGCCTACTACTTCTTCACGGGCTTCCGCAACTCGCCCAACGgtcgcctcgccggcggcgcccgggcTGTCCGCGCGTACGCGCCCCGCCTCGCCGGCTCGTTCGCAGCCCTCTGGGCTGTCTGGGGCCTCGTCGACACCGCGATCCTCCTCGCGCGCCGGAACGAGGAGGATATCTGGAACACCatagccaccaccgccgccacacgGGGCTTCACCCACGCACGCCGGGGCGTCCGGTCAGCCGCCCGGGCcgcgctcgtcggcggcgcctTTGCCGCGTTCGACGAGGGCGTCTTTATCGTGATCGATGACTCGGTCTTGGTGTCGCCGGCCCCGAAGGTGAAACGTCCACACGTCCGTACTGGGATCCCGCCGCGCAAGCCGGTTGGGGAGGTTCCTCCTGCTGAGATCAGACAGgattggcggtggcggcggcggcggccgtaa
- the LOC101759313 gene encoding mitochondrial import inner membrane translocase subunit TIM17-2, whose amino-acid sequence MSSTPETSREPCPDRILDDVGGAFGMGAVGGSVYHFLKGLYNSPKGHRLAGGATSARMLAPRLGGSFAVWGGLFSTFDCAFVYVREREDPWNSIAAGAATGGLLAMRQGLMASARSAVFGGALLGLIEGAGIMLNRVLVVPLPPEDMLQYPGQEPGQHASPGFLGVPPAPPIAVQEVPAPDSGSTGWLGGLFGRKPQQDKIAGGDRKSEVLEMDLPPKAVPSFDYK is encoded by the coding sequence ATGTCGTCGACGCCGGAGACGTCGCGGGAGCCCTGCCCGGACCGCATCCTcgacgacgtcggcggcgcCTTCGGAATGGGCGCCGTGGGCGGCTCCGTCTACCACTTCCTCAAGGGCCTCTACAACTCCCCCAAGGGCCACCGCCTCGCCGGGGGCGCCACGTCCGCACGCATGCTCGCGCCGCGCCTCGGCGGCAGCTTCGCGGTCTGGGGCGGCCTCTTCTCCACCTTCGACTGCGCCTTCGTCTACGTCCGCGAGAGGGAGGACCCCTGGAACTCCatcgctgccggcgccgccacggGTGGCCTGCTCGCCATGCGCCAGGGCCTCATGGCCTCCGCAAGGTCCGCGGTCTTCGGCGGCGCCCTCCTCGGGCTCATCGAGGGCGCCGGGATCATGCTCAACCGTGTCTTGGTCgtcccgctgccgccggaggacaTGCTGCAGTACCCCGGGCAGGAACCTGGCCAGCACGCATCACCTGGCTTCCTGGgagtgccgccggcgccgccgatcgCGGTTCAGGAAGTTCCCGCCCCTGACTCTGGCTCGACTGGGTGGCTTGGCGGTTTGTTCGGGAGGAAGCCGCAGCAGGACAAGATTGCAGGTGGGGATCGTAAGTCGGAGGTGTTGGAGATGGATTTGCCCCCCAAGGCCGTTCCCTCCTTCGACTACAAGTGA
- the LOC101767334 gene encoding mitochondrial import inner membrane translocase subunit TIM17-2, translating into MGAVGGSAYYFAKGLYNSPNGHRLAGGGTAVRMNAPRVGGSFAVWGSLFSTFDCAMVYARQKEDPWNSIAAGAATGGLLSLRHGLLATGRSAVFGGALLALIEGAGIMMNRVRDYPAEDLQKYFPGLQDQGQYGPPPGFLGVPPPAAPVVVEEVPIAAPGPTGWLGGLFGRKQLDKVAGGDLKSEVLQMDLPPEAIPSFD; encoded by the coding sequence ATGGGCGCGGTGGGCGGCTCCGCCTACTACTTCGCCAAGGGCCTCTACAACTCCCCCAACGGCCACCGCCtcgcgggcggcgggacggccgTCCGCATGAACGCGCCGCGCGTCGGGGGCAGCTTCGCCGTCTGGGGCAGCCTCTTCTCCACCTTCGACTGCGCCATGGTGTACGCGCGCCAGAAGGAGGACCCCTGGAactccatcgccgccggcgccgcgacgGGGGGGCTCCTCTCCCTCCGCCACGGACTCCTCGCCACCGGCAGGTCCGCGGTCTTTGGCGGCGCACTCCTCGCGCTCATCGAGGGCGCAGGGATCATGATGAACCGCGTCCGGGACTACCCGGCGGAGGACCTGCAGAAGTACTTCCCCGGACTGCAGGATCAGGGACAGTACGGACCACCACCTGGTTTCCTcggagtgccgccgccggcggcgccggtcgTTGTTGAGGAGGTCCCCATCGCCGCGCCTGGCCCGACCGGGTGGCTTGGAGGTTTGTTCGGGAGGAAGCAACTGGACAAGGTTGCTGGAGGGGATCTTAAGTCGGAGGTGTTGCAGATGGATTTGCCCCCCGAGGCTATTCCCTCTTTCGATTGA